The genomic region GTCTGGGATGCTCGATGACCTCATAGAGAAGAAGGTTATACAATTGCCAGAGTCCAAGCGCCCTGAGCAAGCAAACAAGACAAACGATCCCAATTACTGTCGTTATCACAGGCTGATGAGTCACCCTATTGAAAAGTGTATAACACTCAAGGAGAAGATCACGCAACTCTCCAAGGAAGGAaagatcattcttgacttggatgACACAATAACCACAAATCAAACTACTGTCGTCTTGGAGCAACCTGACGAGCCAATTATACGACAAGGACAGTGTGTGTATATGTTGCAGTTCGGAAGTTTTGAGCCTATGGCATTACGGATCCAAGGGTCATTGCGTCGCTACCTCCAATGTCATTGGAAGAAGAACTACCTCCTCAGGataagaatgaggaaaagaagcatgaagatgacgatgaaggttGGACTTTGGTTACGCGCAAGAAGTCAAAGAAACAAACAAGGCAGACAGCGCAACTTGTTCACCGTCgaagaaaacaatcaaagaagacGAAACCTCGCAAGACGAAGGGAAAGAAAAAGTCCAAAACAGTGGTCAAACCACATGTCTTGCCTATCGATATACTTGAGCAAGAACCACCGAGTCCCGTCACCTTAAAAGAATTCTTCTCACAAGACTTCTTAAACAAGGTTACCGTGTGCACCGTCTCAGCTACGGAAGGTGGTGATGATAAAAAGAAGATAGAGGAAGGAGGCCCAGATGATGCGGTATTGCCACAACAGTTGCATTCTGAAAAGGAGAACGAAATTGTGGCTGCTCTTGACGCCCTTCCTACAAACATGGGGTGGAAGCAAATCTTTCATCTAGCTAAGGAGAAGCATCAGCTGATAATTCAAGGACTTGAGAAACCAGAGTTGTACGCGGGAAAGATGAAAGACAAAATCGAGCCTGTCGAGCAATCAACTGGATGTGTCTCCTGCAATGCAGCCTTGAGTTTTTAAGATGAGGATTTACTTCATGGATCCAACCCTCACAACAGGCCACTTTATGTGTCTCGGTATATCCGAGGGCAAAAGGTCAAGCTTATCTTAATAGATGGAGGCTCAGGAGTCAATCTCATGCCAAAAACCACCATGAACGAATTAGGGATCATGATGGATGAACTCTCTAGTAGTCGAACAatgattcatggtttcaacttgaatgggGAGCATGCAGTTGGTATGATCCGCGTGAACCTTACAATGGGTGATCTGTCTTCTAACACATTGTTTCATGTCATAGATGGCAAGACATCATTCAAATTGTTGCTAGGACGACCTTGGAAGCACGAGAATGGAGTTGTCgcctcaaccctccatcaatgcTTGAAGTATTATCGTGGTGGCGAAAAGAAAATAGACGGAGATGCAAAACCCTTCTCTAAGGTTGAATCTTTCTTCGCGGATGCAAAATTCTTTGAAGAGAATGGTACTTCTAGTGAAttcatgccaaccaccatctcttcaaCAGGAAAAGGAGGTAAGCGGGAAAAGAACATCATCAAAGAAGATGCTGCTGCAAGTCCTGCTAAAGAAAATGTTGTTAAGAAAGATGCAGACAAGACCTGCAAAACAGCTACTCCTGTTGCATCACCCAAGAAGCAAGAGACTACGCAGAAAACTACACCACCCGTACTACGCTACATCCCGAAGTCTCGCCGTAAAGATGGGGAAAGTCCTTTTGTAGAGTGTCTGACACCAAAGACAGAGCCTAAGGATAAAAAGTCAGGTCATGTGATCAAGCAGGAGTGGGTGGCCAAAGTCGTTACACTTCTACCAAGTTCATCCCAAACGAAGATTGTGAGACCTCCTCCAACTGGTTTCGTTTGTTCATCCAGTCAACCATCAAGTGAGGAAAACAAGGGGATAtttgattccaatgcttacaagctaCTGGCAAAGGCTGGATATGACTTTACAAATCCGACTCCTCTCGTCAAAGTTATAGAAGTTGAGCCGTATAGTCTTAACAAAGCGCAACATGAAGTGTTCAAGCAAGATGGGAGCTTCATGGTGACCagggccgggctcggatatgaatCTCCTGCACCTGTGAAGATTGGTGCTCGTAGAAAAGGGGCTAATACATCTTCTCAGCACATCACAGTGGAAGAGgtcgaagaaaatgaagaagaagaagaaaagatgcatTCATCTTCAGTCTTTGATCGAATAAGTCCACCTGCAGGAAAGTCTCGTCCTTCCGTATTTACAAAGCTTGGAAGGCCAAGTGCTCCAATCAAACACACTTCTGTCTTCGCTAGGCTTGGCAATCAAGATGAAAGTGAAGTCAAAACATCAACGCCCTCGTTGCACACAAGCAAGAAATGCACAATCCATGATCGCTTGGGCGCTTCATCAAAAACGGTCTTCAGTCGACTAGGGGCTCCCAAGAATAATATTGATgagggtcgtcctctctcaacttctgcaaaacaaaatgaagaagaagtaagAGTAAGTGATGACATGAGAAGCGCAATACCATCTCGCATGAAGCGTATGCAAGTAGTGGATATCATCCAGCATGAGTCACTCAAAGCAAGGAGGCGCGTACTAGTTCTTACTGGTCAGCAAAAGAATGCCGAAGAGCTTGTGACTTCATTTTCACGTCCCTGTGATGCAAAGAAGTCAAGTGACTTAGAAATTACAACGTCGTCATATCACATCACAGTAGAAGAGATACCTGACGAGAACGAAGAAGTTGAGGCAGACGAGGCCCCTGAGACACTTGAAGACGGGGGGCAATCGACTGTGGATGAACTCAAGGAACTCAACTTGGGAACTACTGAAGATCCTTGCCCCATTTATGTTAGTGCTCTACTgactaaagaagaagaagaggagtactacaagttgttggtcgagtacaaagatgtcttcgcttgGAGCTATAAAGAGATGCCTGGACTCAGCCCAAAAGTTGCAGTTCATCGTCTAGCAATCAAGAAGGGCACCAATCCCAAAAAGCAGCCTCAACGTCATTTCAGGCCAGAGCTTGTACCTGAAATTGAAAAGGAAGTCAACAAACTCATAGAAGCAGGTTTCATTCGCGAAGTCAGATATTCTACCTGGATAGCAAACATTGTCCCAGTCAGAAAGAAGAATGGACAATTGCGCATATGTGTCGACTTCAGAGACCTTAATGATGCATGCCCGAAGGATGATTTCCCTTTGCCAGTTACAGAATTGATGATTGACGCAACCACTGGTCATGAAGCACTCTCATTCATGGATTGTACGGCTGGTTATAATCAAATACATATGGCACCTGAAGATCAAGAAGCAACAGGTTTTCGAACCCCAAAAGGAATCttctgctacacggtcatgccgtttggattgaagaatgCTGGCGCTACGTACCAACGCGCAATGCAAAAGATCTTCGATGACATGCTGCATAAAACAATAGAGTGTTATGTTGATGATGTGGTTgtaaaatcaaagaaaagagaagaccatatcaaagaccttcgagccgtctttgaaagacttagaaaatgtcaactcaagatgaatccactCAAGTGTGCATTTGGCGTCACATATGGGAAGTTCTTAGGGTTTGTGGTCAGGCAGAGAGGCATTGAAATTGatcaaacaaaaatcaaagccaTCAACGAAATGCCGGAACCAAAGACGTTGAAAGAGTTGCGCGGATTGCAGGGACGTTTGGCATACATTCGGAGATTCATATCTAACCTAGCAGGACGTTGCCAACCATTCAGccatctcatgaaaaaggatgctccattCCAATGGGATGAAAAGTGCAAAAATGCTTTTGATAGCATCAAGAAGTACTTGGCCAGTGCACCAGTGCTGAGGGCACCAGTTCCAGGAAAGCCGCTTGTCCTCTACATCGCTGCACAAGAGCGCTCACTGGGGGGAATGTgtgctcaagaaattgaagaccgcAAGGAGAGATCACTCTACTACTTGAGTTGTACCTTGGTGGGAGCTGAATTAAATTACTCGCCCATAGAGAAAATATGTCTTGCTCTGGTGTTCGCCATCCAGAAGTTGAGACACAAAATGCAGGCGCATACCATACACGTGGTCTCAAAAGCTgatccaatcaagtacatactctcaagACCAGTCTTGTCTGGAAGACTTGCGAAATGGGCAGTGTTACTTAAGCAGTACGACTTGGTGTTCGTGCCTCAAAAGACTGTGAAAGGTCAAGCTATCGCCGACTTCTTTGCTGATCATCCAGTGCCAGCAGAGTAGGAAATTTCAGATGAACTTCCGGGAGAAGAAATTTTCTACGTGGACGTCCTACCTCCATGGCAAATGTACTTTGATGGTGCTGCAAGGCAAGATGGAGCTGGAGCTGGAGTTGTATTcataacttcacaaaataatctcATGCCATATGCCTTTACACTCACTTAGTTGTGCACAAATAATATGGCAGAATACCAAGCTCTCATACTCGGCCTTCAAATGGCGATCGAAATAGGTGTCAGGGATATGGACATATATGGAGACTCAAAGCTGGTGGTCAACCAAGTCCTTGGAGAATATGAAGTGaaaaaggaagacttgattccCTACCATCAACGGGCATTACAACTGCTGAATCAACTTGACGACATCCATGTTGGTCATGTACCAAGGAGTGCTAATAAGTTGGCCGACGCGCTTCCTAATCTTGCAGCCACTTTGGCACTGGGGGCAGAAGAGTCTATGCAAGTCCCAGTCTGCAATCGTTGGGTAGTATCATTTCTTGAAGGAGAAGAAAATGTAGATACAACCAACATGATATGCGTCTACGCAGTCGATGAAGATGACTGGCGTCAACCTATCATTGATTTCTTGGACCACCAAAAACTACCCGACGATCCCAGACACAAGGTTGAGATACGTCGACGTGCTTCAAAGTTTATTCACTATAAAGGGACGCTCTACAGATGTTCTTTCTCAGGCCAATGGTTGAGGTGTCTAAGCAAGGACGAAGCTGTTGAAGCAATGCATGAAGCCCACTCTGGAATTTGTGGCGCTCATCAATCTGGGCCTAAACTTCATGATCGCGTACAGAGAATGGGGTATTACTGGCCAACCATGGTACAAGATTATATGGACTTCGCGAAAAAATGTGAACCCTGTCAGTTCTACGCAAAC from Silene latifolia isolate original U9 population chromosome 3, ASM4854445v1, whole genome shotgun sequence harbors:
- the LOC141649233 gene encoding uncharacterized protein LOC141649233; its protein translation is MDELSSSRTMIHGFNLNGEHAVGMIRVNLTMGDLSSNTLFHVIDGKTSFKLLLGRPWKHENGVVASTLHQCLKYYRGGEKKIDGDAKPFSKVESFFADAKFFEENGTSSEFMPTTISSTGKGGKREKNIIKEDAAASPAKENVVKKDADKTCKTATPVASPKKQETTQKTTPPVLRYIPKSRRKDGESPFVECLTPKTEPKDKKSGHVIKQEWVAKVVTLLPSSSQTKIVRPPPTGFVCSSSQPSSEENKGIFDSNAYKLLAKAGYDFTNPTPLVKVIEVEPYSLNKAQHEVFKQDGSFMVTRAGLGYESPAPVKIGARRKGANTSSQHITVEEVEENEEEEEKMHSSSVFDRISPPAGKSRPSVFTKLGRPSAPIKHTSVFARLGNQDESEVKTSTPSLHTSKKCTIHDRLGASSKTVFSRLGAPKNNIDEGRPLSTSAKQNEEEVRVSDDMRSAIPSRMKRMQVVDIIQHESLKARRRVLVLTGQQKNAEELVTSFSRPCDAKKSSDLEITTSSYHITVEEIPDENEEVEADEAPETLEDGGQSTVDELKELNLGTTEDPCPIYVSALLTKEEEEEYYKLLVEYKDVFAWSYKEMPGLSPKVAVHRLAIKKGTNPKKQPQRHFRPELVPEIEKEVNKLIEAGFIREVRYSTWIANIVPVRKKNGQLRICVDFRDLNDACPKDDFPLPVTELMIDATTGHEALSFMDCTAGYNQIHMAPEDQEATGFRTPKGIFCYTVMPFGLKNAGATYQRAMQKIFDDMLHKTIECYVDDVVVKSKKREDHIKDLRAVFERLRKCQLKMNPLKCAFGVTYGKFLGFVVRQRGIEIDQTKIKAINEMPEPKTLKELRGLQGRLAYIRRFISNLAGRCQPFSHLMKKDAPFQWDEKCKNAFDSIKKYLASAPVLRAPVPGKPLVLYIAAQERSLGGMCAQEIEDRKERSLYYLSCTLVGAELNYSPIEKICLALVFAIQKLRHKMQAHTIHVVSKADPIKYILSRPVLSGRLAKWAVLLKQYDLVFVPQKTVKGQAIADFFADHPVPAE
- the LOC141649234 gene encoding uncharacterized protein LOC141649234, yielding MAEYQALILGLQMAIEIGVRDMDIYGDSKLVVNQVLGEYEVKKEDLIPYHQRALQLLNQLDDIHVGHVPRSANKLADALPNLAATLALGAEESMQVPVCNRWVVSFLEGEENVDTTNMICVYAVDEDDWRQPIIDFLDHQKLPDDPRHKVEIRRRASKFIHYKGTLYRCSFSGQWLRCLSKDEAVEAMHEAHSGICGAHQSGPKLHDRVQRMGYYWPTMVQDYMDFAKKCEPCQFYANFIHQPPKPLHPTVCSWPFEA